Below is a genomic region from Mustela lutreola isolate mMusLut2 chromosome 1, mMusLut2.pri, whole genome shotgun sequence.
ggtcatgatctcagggtcctgggatcaagtcccacatcgggctctctgctcagcggggagcctgcttcctcctctctctctctgcctgcctctctgcctacttgtgatctctgtctgtcaaataaataaataaaatcttaaaaaaaaaaaattatgggagaACTATAACTTGTATACAATTTTGAGGATACAACTTGATGTTTTCATGTTAAAAAGGGAGACTAGTGGGGCacgtggtggctcagttgttaagctccTGTTTTCGACtcacttcatgatctcagggtcctgggattgagccccacatcaggctccctacttggcaggaagtctgttctccctctccccctccctacttgtgttccctctctcacaagAATGTCTTCAATTTCCATtagtgtctttttctttatttatttacattatgaAGTTTAATTGCTGTGGAATTTACCTTAAAACAtttttggctcagtgggttaaagcctctgcctttggctctgtcaGGCCCCACAgggaactctctgctcagcagggagcctgcttcctccctctctctccacctgcctctctgactacttgtgatctctgtcaaataaataaataaaatcttaaaaaaaaaaaagaaacagacatttttttaaattatttttcaaaatttcactgaCAAAAGAAATCTACTTTTTTAATATGTTCAACTATTTTTGCCTTATAACATAGCTAGCACGATAGGTTTCTCAAGCTCAATCAATAGTACACACCCCACACCAACCTTTATAGTTCAAAGAATATTATTTGCAATCCTAATCACCCAACTCACAATTTAAGCAgacatgtttttgtttctctttttttaaatgcaactACCTTCCTCCATCCTCTGCCTCCAGCCAATTTAGGAGGAAGTCCCATAACTTGTGGAGAAATGGAACTTTACTTGGAACAGAAGCCTGCCGTGACTAAAGAacacaatggaaaataatatgcaaaataaatttcCTGCATTAAATTAATGCCACTACTATCTAAATGTTATAAAGAACAGTGGcacaatttcttcctagaaaatagtaatttttaaatcattatattttcaaaatttaatcaaAAGTACTttttagtatttcaaaataaaagaatatttgaaaagattaaaatcatcCCCAAATCAGTAATGATTcctaaagggaaaaaagtaataatattgaTTTATAAATTAGCCATTGTAATTTGTTTCATTAGGTTCatattttgttttaggttttaaaTGATTGTGTTTATATTGTCAATGTTTTcatccaaatattttttctttttcagatgctCAGTTATTTGTGCATAACCCACAATTTATGGAAAGTCAGAGAAACATCTCAGAATTCATCCTTTTGGGACTTTCTTATaaccaaaacatacaaaaattttgctttgttttcttctcattttgttatATTTCCGTCTTGGTGGGAAATCTCCTAATTCTTGTCTCTGTTCGAAGCAGTGACCTTTTTTACCAACCGATGTACTATTTCCTCAGCCACTTATCCTTTATGGACATTTGCTACACCTCCTGTGTGACACCCAAACTGATTGGTGACCTGCTACTGGCTAGAAAAACCATCTCTTATGATAACTGCATGTTACAGGTCTTTGCCTTGCACTTCCTGGGAATGATTGAAATCCTCATTCTTACCGTCATGGCCTTTGATCGCTACGCTGCCATCTGCAAACCTCTCCACTACCTGCTTATCATGAACAGGACAAGGTGCCATCTCCTAGTGTTGGCTGCGTGGGCTGGCGGGGCTCTCcattctttttctcagttttctctgaTAATTGGGTTGCCCTTCTGTGGCCCCAATGAAATCAATCACTACTATTGTGATATCTTCCCTCTGCTGAAAGTTGCCTGCACTGATACATACATCAGTGGTGTCCTTGTGGTTGCCAATTCAGGAATGGTCGCTTTAGTAACCTTTGTTCTCTTGTTTGGGTCTTATGTTGTTATATTACTGAGTTTAAGAAATCTCTCAGCTGAGGGAAGACGCAAAGCTCTCTCTACCTGTGGGTCTCATATCACTGTGGTCATCTTGTTTTTTGGACCTTCAATCTTTGCCTACCTTCGACCTCCTACCACTTTCCCTGAGGACAAAATATTTGCACTATTTTACACCATCATTGCTCCTATGTTCAATCCCCTAATCTATACTCTGAGAAATACAGAGATGAAAAAAGCCATGAGAAGTGTTTGGTGTCAAAgaatattttcagaagaaaagcaCAATTGACTTGTcctactcaataaatgctaaaaaCTTCAGGcaggagcaaaaatgaacttgaaaTCAGAGAGCTCTGATCATTCAGATCATTGAAACCAAACCTTCACTTAATGAATGTCGGAGATGATAAGCTGAGGAATTATGGGTAAGGAGACAATTTTACTAGTGGAACTGGGATTGGGTAGGAAcataagtatattaaaaatattctaggCTAAAGGAATGATGGTGGCCATGTCACATACAGTAAGCATTTGTGAAGCTGTGAGGCTGCTTATgaactttaatatttatttgcatatgaaATTTATAGATTTGACAACATTTGGTTATTCTGTAGAGATGGAGATTAAAAGtggttttcagaaattaaaaaaaagatttttttttgttattgaactTTATTTTCTGTAGGATATTCATCTAAGTCTTATGTGAAATAAAttatgtgataaaaaaaaatccatcacatAAATTATGTGATGATAATTTGGTTCTAAACCAaagtaaaagcaaagaaaaaggtgTGTTCATATTTGCTCTGTGGGAACTGCTGCACCCCCTCCGACCCCATCTCCCTTAACGTGTCATAGatagagacaaagggagagggtgaaattttcatttctgttgtcaTGTTTATTGCATCACAGATACTCACAATGTGGAAAGACAAGATGAGAAAAGTAGTAGAGCATATCCCATTCCCGTAGAGCTGGGTTAGTTGAGTGACCTCAAAACTGTGCGTTTGGGAGAAAAAGCACATATCAGCTTGCCTTGTCACATAGACCTGAGAAATACATTCCATTTCCAATAGGGCCAACTGAACTTTTTCAAGATAGAAATTTTACTTCAATATAattcttgtatatatatatatatatatatatacttttttcatcttaaagtgagaaaggaaataataaatgaaaacacagtttTCTGTGATAATAAAGATATACTACCACCATTTTGTATTGGCTTGACTCTTGTTCATATCAGCAAACAACTAGTATCTTATATTCTTCATTTACAACACAAAACTGATAAGTAAAGTTATTAATGTCACTTAAATATGAAATGATAAATTGAAATTGCATTTGAGGAATTGATTAGTGGCTAGGACTCATGGGATAGCTATTACTTAAGACATTAATCATCTACAACAGAAGTCCTATGACTATTTCCATATTCTTTTCTCAATGGCACTGTCTTCATGGTGCTCTCTTCTTGACCATCTTCTAGAAGAAAGGAACTCACAGAGAGAGTTTTTTATTTagagaaatttaatttataataaattcttCCAAACTGCTAAAGTTGATGTTTAACTACACAAGATAGGCAGCTAGCAAATGCATGTTTAATTACCTTTGGAGTTGCCCGGATTCTATCCAAACTTAACGTATACAAAATGCATTTTGTGAATAAACACAGCTAAACTTTTTACAATACATCACAGCAGCCTTTATCAAGAGCATAGTCTTCTTTCAACAACTTTCTTCCTGCTGTGCTTTATGACTGAATATTAACTCATTCATCATTTTTAAGTCATAGCCCATTTATGGTACATTGACCTCTTAAGTGTTACCATAACTATTAAGACTTTTGTAATGACACCTCTACGTTAGAGGACAGTGGTGTATGGGAGCAAATTCTCTTCCTTGGTGAGGAAGTAAAGCTAGAAAGATTCAGGGGTAGGGGCTTCAGAGCAGAGCCTGGAGATGACGGCATGGTTTGGAGGTGACTAGGAACTCAATGGACATCCATGGAAGTTCTGGGCTGAGAATAGGAATAATGGTGAACACATGACCTCATCTGGGGAAGGTTTCTTTGATTAAAGTATTAGAATGCCTTAAATCAGGTTTCAGTGGGGCGACCTAGGTCAAAGGGTagaaacctccagttaggagaagaATCAGTTCTGAGGACCTAACCACAATATGGTGATAACAGTTAATAATACAGTTTTGTCTACTTCAAAGCTGCTGAGAGTGGAGCATtcttgccacacacacacagtagtgAACTATAGAAAGGGACAGTAATAATGTATTCATAATAATTCCACaatgtatatgcatataaaatcATCACACTGTCCACCTCAGATATACACAATATATTTGTCAATGAGTCCTCAataaggtttaaaaaacaaacaaacaaaaaaacccaatctCCTTAGGAGAGTGGGAATAGACTGGACCAAAAGGAAACATCTAGACTTGCTTTCAAGTTAATTCTCTGAAGGCAAATCCATCTTCACACTCTACCCTGGGTTGCCTCAGTGCCTTGAATATGGTTTTAGGGTTGTTTCATTATGTATTCTTCTCATATTTAACTTGTGAAATAGAATACacttagacagagagagatgaaggctGGGGTTGGGATAGAGAACTGGACAGGAAATACCCCTGTAACTTCCGTATGAATCAAAAGTAGAACATGGCCATCATTTCCACAGTCTACCAACCTGTGCTCACCGCTCCCCTTCCCAGAACTAAATATTCTCTTGACATTGATTTGCAATCTCCTTCTTGCCTAGTGACCTTAGTCAGTCAAGTATTTATCTTAGCTATTACAGAGTTTTCTTGTGGGTCAAATAAGAACACAGTGAGtctttgtgaagattaaacaGGAGCACTTAGTGTAGGACACCCTGAAAACCCTCATTTAAAgattttcaaatgcaaattttGTTCATGtgcaaattttcattttcaaataacttttaaaaaatgttctaaatcaGAGACACTTGAGTGGTTTAGTtccttaagcatccaactcttgatttctactcagctcctgatctcatggtcctgggatcaagccctgggtcagtggggagcctgcttgaggtttctctccctcttcctctgcccctacccctgcccctgctcttttTCATTccgtttttaaaaatctttatttttctctaagctaaaaataatacaaaataatcctAAGCTTtattagtttataattttccCAGAAATTTACCTACATACTTGGAAGTCTTCTATAACTCATTGCCATTCTTTTAGAGACTATAATAAATATGGTTTTTAAGGAGAGGTGAAGATCATTATCTACCATGAGGGCCAAGGCTGTCTAAACTTCTGTCAGTTTATAGAGATCAAAGAAAGGATTAGGCCCTCAAGTTTGTTTCCAAGACAGAATTCCTTAAGTGCAGGAGAATATGGTCCCTGGGGCCCCGGAGCAAGTTCTAAAGACAAATTCCTAAATGGCATGCAACATTAATTGTGGCTTGCACACTGTTTATAATCCGGATCCAATCCTAGCTGCACTTTGTCAACTTAGATCTAAAGGAAATCAACCTGGTTAACTTCTGTTTGGGAAGGTAAATCCAAACTTCTTAGAAAGAATAGTGCTCTAGGATAAGGGAAACGTAATTTATAATGTACTCTCTATAAAGTATTAATTAATCATGTGAGCTTGGGCATCTCTAGGGCTAattttaatgatgaaaatataGATTGTGATTTGATCCCTTTGGATATAAAATCATTCCATTAGACTTCCAACTGTCGCTCTGAATATATGACTCACTGTGAGAATGTTGGTTGAGTGATGTCAGTTGTCTCTAAAATAATACCAGCTTTCTTTCTGTGAATGGCTGATGAGTTGCACTGAGTTAAATGTGAATTCAAGAAGCTGAAATGAAATGCTCTGGACAGTAGGTGAATGACCAGAATTTCAGTGAAGAAAGAGGGGACACCAGAAGCAAGAAGTAGGAATGGATCCACAAAAAGTGAAAGAACATGAGGTgaattatttctcttcccttcccattATCTGACTGTGTGAGATCTGCTAAGTATATTTTTGCCTCCACTGTACAGCTAGCTGACTGACTTTCAGTTAAAGTTGAATACGGGCATCTTCTCTGAATTTTATAGACTAGCTTGTTTTGAGGTTGAGGCAGTGATAAATTCAAAGTGCTGCCCATTGAAATTGATATACGACATTCTAAGATACAGGCAGACAGCAACGGGGAGTGATGTTTCGGTGGACAACAAATttcaaattacaaaaacaaaaacaaaacaaaacaaaaaaacatttttagaactTGTGGGGGTGGAGCTGAAAAAGAATTGATTAAGAAAATGCGATTCACAGGTTGCTAGAAAAGTGATAAAGCCCAAATTGAAAAGACAAATATACTCCCTGCACTAACCCTATCACGGTTATTGATAACTCcttcctcaaaacaaacaaactccaagAATTCAAGAATTAAGTGAACCTATGACCCTATGCAGGTcaccaaaaaaatcaaatgaaaatatcTCAAAACTTGAGTCTCGTTTTATCTTATCTCTGTTCATTTTGTTGCCTGCCCTTGTTTCTGGGAATAAGCCTTAGGACAATAATTTCAATTATggagtattttatttatagacCATTTGAAATCATTGaagctatttattttaattatttacaaacatttgctgagtattggttaaataaattgtaGCCTGTATTTGACAAGATATAggacaaagataaaataattagaaatatttatcaaatcCATACAATGTACTGGGTGACTTTCACATTTTATCTCACAGAAGTCTCAGGAGGTAGATGTACCCACCAGTGATGTACTTATCTATTGCCAGTACGAAGATCTgagataaaaacaataaatgcCAAAGATCGTACAGATCAGGGATACCCAGCAAGAATTGAAAGCTTAATTTGTGCAAATACCTTTtagtatttcaagacagaatATAAGACTGTCTCTCTATTCTTTGGAAACTTAGGATCACAAAACTTAACACTATATTGGGTTTAGTTTggcataaattaaaaatgaaaatattgggGTCAGTGAGGCACTCGTTTAAGTCCTTAGAGTATCTCATATCTATTGAGTATTCACTATGTATCAGTAACTATGCTAAGTACATAATGTTTTGCTAAGTATGTTACTAAGTGAGACATGTTGTTTCAGATGGTCAGACTCTACTAATTATGTCTGTGGTCGGGctaattacttaatttctctatgattcagtttcattttttaaatgagcttaTTAGAAATAATTACTTCTCAAAATTattgggagaatttaaaaagtttatgttATGCATGTGGAATGCTCAAATTGCAAGCTTTTATACAAATTATTAAACCTACTGACAGTGTAGTAAAGTAATGAAATGAGATCATATGCTCATTCATAACAAACCCAgaatttattatattcattatgATCAAGGTATTTCAAAACTTTGACaatagcagagagcccaaagtttAAGCAAAGTCTTAACTGAAAGATATAAATCATCAAGACTAGATTTGTCCTTTTTAAGAAGGGGCCTCTAGAACAAGTGAACACAAGTTCCTACAGTGAAAGATATAAATCATCAAGACTAGATTTGTCCTTTTTAAGAAGGGGCCTCTAGAACAAGTGAACACAAGTTCCTACAGTGAGGGAAGAACTACAGCAGGGAGTAAATGATGACCTCTTTCTTCTAACCACTGCTCTTACAGAAGGACTATTTGTGGCTGGAGTAGCATATCCAAGGACGTGACAAGATTTAGTGCATTTTCTTCCCGAAGAGTAAGTTGCATTCTCTAAAATagtagagattttttaaaaaatattatttatttatttatttatttgacagacagacatcacaagtaggcagagaggcaggcagaagtagaggagaaagcaggctccctgctgagcagagagcccaatgtgggcctccatcccagaactcttggatcatgacctgagccaaaggcaaaggctttaacccactgagccacccaggcgcccaatagagattttttaattctctattctCACTCTTTGTAATTGGGCTACATATGCAGGAGAGAGGAACAGATTGGGATTGCAGTTTTGTTTgaatattttctgcattttatagaCTAAGATAGTTTGTTGTAATTTATTGTCTCATTTTGTCATCTGCATATCAatattagaatggctgaaatagtTTAAGGATCACGATTTTGGAGGTTATCTGGTTTTGAATGAAATAATTAGGTAATTGGAGGAAAGACATCTTTAACATTAAATTTCTTCTGTTCCAGGTATGGACTCAGGCTCTAGATCCAGAAAACTCTGATTTCAAATTCTGTTTTGCTAAATACTAGTTAGGTGATCTATATGTATTTTATCAGGAAATCGTCAACTAATTGTTATCTCCATAAGGTATTACCACTCTTGTACATGCATCACACTGATCTTAATACCATATTCATTAGGATAGTAATTTTTTCAAAGTTCTCATGCATCTATCTCTAAATTTGAAATTCATAACTCTCTGATTTATTTAGGGAACAAATAATTTGCTTATGTTTTAGACAAACAAAAGTGTTGAGGGAAATGAAGTTTGGACTTCACATTGAAAATTGATGACTGAGTTGACAATAGAAATCAGAGGTCCTCTTGCACTCTAAAATTGAGAAGCCAGAgtggcacctggtggttcagacTTCTAAGCATCAACTCCTTGGTTTTGGctttaagtcatgatctcagcttctgagatcaggctctgggctcagtggaaaGTCAGATTGAGgattcactccctctctctttgcccctccccgtTCCTGTGCTCtttcctaaacaaacaaacaaataaataaataaatctttaatgaaCTAATATTGAGAAGCTAGAAATATATGTGGTAGTTCCCACTTGATGAATCACATGATATTGTGGAatagtgaaatgaaaaaaaaaaaaaaaaagaaaaagaggcaaatgAAGCATTATCTGTGCACTCAAGTttggagaaaataaattgaaCCACATATTTAGCATTACAGTTTTGTTATAAGGTTATACCACATTTCATCagttgaaaatttaattttgtatcaaATTAAGACAGAATGATGGACTTTACCTACATATTCTAACAATTAATTTGCATTGAGGATTAATTTCAGGTATGTAGTAGAATTTTCTTGGTTAAttttggggaaggggaaaaacaaaaacaattcaggTGATTGTGTATTTCTACGCACATGATTGagataatggttttatttatgtcGATCCAAAGGAACAagcaattactttaaaaaatgaccatgcaagtatttcaaatattatttttaaaataatgtgtttatttAGAGGTAAGAAGAAATTTTCATGGTATCATTGGAGGCATGAAAACTAACTTTACAATGATTCTTGCTAAGCTAATTTTAAATCCTAAAATTGtaccaaagaaataaattca
It encodes:
- the LOC131822599 gene encoding olfactory receptor 4P4-like, translating into MESQRNISEFILLGLSYNQNIQKFCFVFFSFCYISVLVGNLLILVSVRSSDLFYQPMYYFLSHLSFMDICYTSCVTPKLIGDLLLARKTISYDNCMLQVFALHFLGMIEILILTVMAFDRYAAICKPLHYLLIMNRTRCHLLVLAAWAGGALHSFSQFSLIIGLPFCGPNEINHYYCDIFPLLKVACTDTYISGVLVVANSGMVALVTFVLLFGSYVVILLSLRNLSAEGRRKALSTCGSHITVVILFFGPSIFAYLRPPTTFPEDKIFALFYTIIAPMFNPLIYTLRNTEMKKAMRSVWCQRIFSEEKHN